The following are from one region of the Colias croceus chromosome 4, ilColCroc2.1 genome:
- the LOC123690995 gene encoding uncharacterized protein LOC123690995, which translates to MAFVYSCCFYFSLRLGGIIIAIFSIVQAVVNIAVLSLAAENIDKIKQFLVPWIDDVSLTYVTDLISYFLEDLDKYISYVITTLSFYIFGCVFYIYGAYKLINILMFPFILLELLRLFVLTFFMITGLLVLKQNTMDLGLLIGISVIVGFTLVGMFYLWVCLANLPILINEMKEDEQIALIEKLQKIIEKSNLRYSSDWTDQPVGGGRFKLQNQKEIFFVSRNKIVDRPPQYNFKFNTAK; encoded by the exons ATGGCATTTGTATATAGTTGTTGCTTTTACTTTTCTCTTCGTTTAGGGGGAATTATAATAGCAATTTTTTCAatt GTTCAAGCTGTTGTGAATATAGCAGTTTTAAGTCTTGCTGCCGagaatattgataaaataaaacaatttttagttCCGTGGATTGATGATGTTAGTCTTACGTATGTTACTGATTTAATATCATACTTTTTGGAAG ATCTTGATAAATACATTAGTTATGTTATAACTACACTTTCCTTTTATATTTTCGGatgtgttttttatatttacggGGCATATAAG cttattaatattttgatgtttCCTTTTATTTTGCTGGAATTGCTACGATTATTTGTATTGACTTTCTTTATGATAACTGGACTATTGGTACTTAAGCAGAATACAATGGACCTTGGTCTTCTTATTGGAATAAGCGTTATTGTAGGATTCACTCTAG tGGGAATGTTTTATCTGTGGGTTTGTTTAGCAAATCTTCCTATTTtgataaatgaaatgaaagaaGATGAACAAATAgctttaattgaaaaattgcagaaaattattgaaaagaGCAATTTAAGATATTCGTCTGATTGGACGGATCAACCAGTTGGGGGCGGACGCTTTAAATTACAGAACCAGAAAGAAATATTCTTCGTGTCCAGGAATAAAATAGTGGATAGACCAccgcaatataattttaagtttaatacagcaaaataa
- the LOC123691370 gene encoding uncharacterized protein LOC123691370 encodes MDEGRENMNCYITELPDEIIAVILNYSSCNDIISFGLTCKRFYNITFHDQYLWKSKCIDALPPPIFKTVEKQSDGNWLNELKKFNKINKDVISELLSMSPKFYWRMNQLSIEDVKEFFKIATNDQLSYFYTIHILQDIVRKAIKYLEQYVCERPYTLTDMHYAKGTLRFLFHTYLTIKWVKLQMAQELMPEIVINFFVQWIDPANLYLDENVNDALNDIVENVKDSIREARARKPPPPGWKKVTDREVLTAMSRVLFGQKRIAITPAADLDTLNIVKVLKTKCGNAIVMAAIYQAVARKCGVKLELIAFPNHLFLEWLDDTDPHNVLLFTISLETGELQPKRRCPFSSSTQRSNYSYCPDSLLQYVYSSYLITMGAIRNWNTQNALHLLNFLGTSQNHQNPYKNFFTYLIEHQGLSSYYTTLDIKYLDPIYRQVIISLSTLNKPVESANHNFVFKKHDNNVLFAVGMICYHKKYDYICIIRGWDLTGDHVHIPVDDLYFGRKQPFYRVTAADQSERYVAQENLIELTHPSRLYHLEDQISKEFSHFDGFAYVLNNEKKIEYPTEAPIIEMYRSRSLIRH; translated from the exons ATGGATGAAGGAAGAGAAAATATGAATTGTTATATTACAGAACTACCGGATGAAATAATTgctgttatattaaattacagtTCATGCAATGATATTATCTCATTTGGATTGACGTGTAAACGTTTTTATAACATAACTTTTCATGACCAATATCTTTGGAAAAGCAAATGTATCGATGC GCTTCCACCGCCTATTTTCAAAACGGTCGAAAAACAATCTGATGGTAATTGGTTAAATGAActcaaaaaatttaacaaaataaataaagatgtCATATCAGAACTACTGTCGATGTCACCGAAATTTTACTG GAGGATGAATCAATTGTCCATAGAAGATGTTAAGGAATTCTTCAAAATTGCCACAAATGATCAACtgagttatttttacacaatacATATTCTGCAAGATATAGTTCGGAAAGCGATTAAGTATCTGGAACAATATGTTTGTGAGAG GCCATACACTTTAACCGATATGCATTATGCAAAGGGTACTCTTCGTTTTCTATTCCACACATACCTCACCATTAAATGGGTGAAGTTACAAATGGCACAAGAGCTCATGCCGGagattgtaataaatttctttGTCCAGTGGATTGATCCAGCCAATCTTTACTTGGACGAAAATGTCAATGATGCC CTGAATGATATTGTTGAAAATGTAAAAGATTCGATTCGCGAGGCGCGTGCCCGCAAGCCTCCACCTCCAGGGTGGAAGAAAGTTACAGATAGAGAAGTACTTACAGCCATGTCTCGGGTGCTGTTTGGTCAAAAACGCATTGCAATCACTCCAGCTGCTGACCTTGATACCTTAAATATTGTCAAG gTCCTCAAAACAAAATGTGGCAATGCTATTGTAATGGCGGCTATATATCAGGCAGTGGCAAGGAAATGTGGAGTAAAATTAGAGCTGATTGCATTTCCGAATCACCTCTTCTTAGAGTGGCTGGATGATACAGATCCTCACAATGTTCTTCTGTTCACTATTTCGCTTGAAACTGGAGAGCTGCAACCAAAACGCCGATGCCCATTTTCAAGCAGTACCCAGAGATCAAATTATTCATATTGCCCTGACTCATTGCTGCAATATGTATATTCATCATATTTAATCACCATGGGAGCCATTCGGAATTG gaacACGCAGAATGCATTGCATTTATTAAACTTCTTGGGAACAAGCCAAAACCATCAAAATCCTTATAAGAATTtctttacttatttaattgaaCATCAAGGCCTAAGTTCTTATTATACAACTTTggacataaaatat CTGGATCCCATCTATCGTCAAGTCATCATTTCTTTATCTACATTAAATAAACCCGTAGAATCAGCAAACCACAAT TTTGTTTTCAAGAAACACGATAACAATGTGCTGTTTGCAGTAGGAATGATATGTTATCATAAAAAGTATGATTATATATGCATTATCCGCGGATGGGATTTGACCGGAGATCACGTACATATACCCGTCGATGATTTGTACTTCGGTCGTAAACAACCCTTTTACCGCGTCACCGCCGCAGACCAATCCGAGAGATATGTCGCACAag AGAACCTTATAGAATTGACACATCCAAGTCGTCTATACCATTTGGAAGACCAAATATCGAAGGAATTCAGCCATTTTGATGGATTTGCATACGTACTAAATAACGAAAAGAAAATTGAGTATCCTACCGAAGCACCCATCATTGAAATGTATAGAAGTCGTTCACTAATAAGGCATTAA
- the LOC123691371 gene encoding uncharacterized protein LOC123691371: MEQQLGQVLSQMLETIRGIQVQQAQLQQQLQNTDKSVSGITLQPYDENNESFASYLQRLENYINLKGVTNDKTKSQIFLNCIGPKYYQVLQNITAPDSPKTKSYYDLIQLLKNHIAPEPGEVAQQHKFCLRQQYECESISNYVAGLKELGGKCNFKCASCQHSTFETHLRVQFIRGLRSTEIKERLLQESSSTKVDDLIYIAMAIETSKAETKEMCSGQVNINKISTKSNHFKIKTNIQQPTKINTYKRKNINKSYNSYHKKKREIKCFRCGIENHTARQCRLKDKLFCKKCKIKGHIQSVCFKDQKQLDLVQDQFTEEDEIYEIHKIFNNNIHSDKFNITLLLNGKIHTLELDTGAAVTTCSTNFYEKYFSNLKLKNTSVKLRTYTGEIIHPLGTCNLNIQYKNTVIEGRIFVIDREVDTVVGREWLRKLNLNFELNTIYRYN; the protein is encoded by the exons ATGGAACAGCAATTGGGGCAAGTATTATCTCAAATGTTAGAAACTATTCGAGGAATTCAAGTACAACAAGCGCAATTACAacaacaattacaaaatacgGATAAATCGGTGAGTGGAATTACATTACAACCATACGACGAAAACAATGAAAGTTTCGCATCGTATTTACAAAGGTtagaaaattacattaatttaaaaggagTCACAaatgataaaacaaaatcacaGATTTTTCTGAACTGCATTGGTCCTAAATACTACcaagttttacaaaatattacagcACCTGATTCTCCGAAAACTAAATCATATTATGACCTGATACAATTATTGAAAAACCATATCGCACCTGAACCCGGTGAAGTAGCCCAACAgcacaaattttgtttaagaCAACAATACGAATGTGAAAGTATTTCGAATTATGTTGCTGGTTTAAAAGAACTAGGGGGAAAATGTAACTTTAAATGTGCGAGCTGTCAACACAGCACATTTGAAACTCATCTGCGAGTACAATTCATACGAGGTCTCCGGAGtacagaaataaaagaaagattACTACAAGAAAGCTCATCTACAAAGGTTgatgatttaatttatattgcaaTGGCGATTGAGACATCAAAAGCTGAAACAAAAGAAATGTGTTCTGGCCAAGtaaacattaacaaaatttcaacaaaatcaaatcatttcaaaattaaaacaaacatacagcaacctacaaaaataaatacatacaaaagaaaaaatataaataaatcatacaaTTCATATCACAAGAAGAAgagagaaataaaatgttttcgcTGTGGCATAGAAAACCATACAGCAAGACAATGCCGTTTGAAAGATAAACTATTTTGCAAGAAATGTAAGATAAAGGGACATATACAATCGGTATGTTTCAAAGATCAAAAACAACTTGACTTAGTACAGGATCAATTCACCGAGGAAGatgaaatatatgaaatacataagatatttaacaataacatacacagtgataaatttaacataaccttattattaaatggAAAAATACATACTTTGGAACTGGATACAGGCGCTGCAGTTACTACATGctcaacaaatttttatgagaaatattttagtaatctgaaacttaaaaatacatcAGTAAAGTTAAGAACATACACAGGAGAAATAATACACCCATTAGGAacttgtaatttaaatattcagtatAAGAACACAGTTATTGAAGGAAGAATCTTTGTAATTGACCGCGAAGTAGACACCGTAGTTGGAAGAGAATGGCTTAGAAAATTgaacttaaattttgaattaaatacaat atacagatacaactGA
- the LOC123691372 gene encoding mpv17-like protein: MSYLSKFSSILRHPLTRGMASYGVIWPISSFIQQTFEGKSFNDNSYDWWRCARFGLYGSCYVAPTLYSWLTIASIIWPANTLKAALIKTLCETVTYTPFAMCSFYFGMSLLESKTFDEAVDEVKAKFWPTYKVGASVWPAVAVMNFWLIPPANRVPFISVCSLIWTCFLAYMKHLDKEEVPQTFVHRSVKL; the protein is encoded by the exons ATGAGTTACCTAAGTAAATTTTCAAGTATCCTTAGACATCCTTTGACCAGAGGAATGGCTTCATATGGAGTTATTTGGCCAATATCAAGTTTCATACAGCAAACGTTCGAAGGCAAAAGTTTCA ATGATAATTCATACGATTGGTGGCGATGTGCACGATTTGGACTCTATGGATCTTGTTATGTAGCTCCAACACTTTATAGTTGGCTGACAATAGCAAGTATTATATGGCCAGCAAATACTTTAAAAGCTGCATTGATTAAG ACATTATGTGAAACTGTAACTTACACACCATTTGCAATGTGTAGTTTCTATTTTGGAATGAGCTTATTGGAATCTAAAACGTTTGATGAAGCAGTGGATGAGGTTAAAGCAAAGTTTTGGCCAACATACAAg GTTGGTGCTTCTGTGTGGCCTGCAGTAGCTGTAATGAATTTTTGGCTTATTCCTCCCGCTAATAGAGTACCATTTATAAGTGTATGCAGCCTTATATGGACATGTTTCTTAGCCTATATGAAACATTTAGATAAAGAGGAGGTTCCTCAAACATTTGTTCACCGATCTGTTAAACtataa
- the LOC123691206 gene encoding tectonin beta-propeller repeat-containing protein, with protein MSSNSLLFSINNEGKVYALSTNGSCWREFMYLGLEFKTLSAVPHFLWAVGGDRQIYLHVHGLEIPIRVKEESYENERWLPLEGFSGRMLPTDRYHFSSQDGTKDRSIDCIRLPSMAWQWEGDWQLELTLDGQPLDHDGWSYAVDFPAQFGPVKQWKSCVRRRKWIRYRKFSAMNSWCAIAPLHKDPTQEPFIDVSIGGNHIPYSSPGSLSVWAITAQGRVMYRSGVSTTSPEGLKWINVSIPPNCDIKQISVGPTGLVWALLWSGRAIIRKGITKDSPSGEAWLEVKSPNEAKLSVISVGHNVVWAVSSDTRVWFRKGIDGNAAGTSESAAMGSGWLEVNGNMVHISVGINDQVFAIGGSNKSIYWRSGITPAELTGKRWRMVQANMQVSRTSSSASIISSASNQKHQSLNLLNENTTELKSNINLKNSWEESHSAPIENTLPLKPSKELKQKASMNVENIDLTGKSYETTLKNPRAWSPVRSVGSVVGMEAQPDSDSSVFDLDSGMYFDEEVSQTAWGTCDTAWSFVDAGACLVDAIQPPHWFTDSQNVHNTDIVARWRFQILDDLKARNTLNIDLTKFGVAIEEKGWTRSCEARLVNINNSSEDCIISLYWHSLENTGTLSVFQPDGTIKFIFNLGEVTSITTSSEPGNPRISITIPTQNTQILKIQFISEMEQEEWLNVLVDITSQIHGVSGRPSVCSIWVVTNSGDVLNWDPAPAQLMAEKSGSYTKEFQVFGKDIQKGFMTTLHNNFPSGSTLKISGCLFDDISRFHINLQGPEIQKQRHKIESEVTEIPFHFNMRFDEGVVVCNTKKSGQWGVEERYQLPLKPGQEFTIKMICDDAGFTVIVNEANFCSFKHRLSSETITSVLVMGGLKLYTMEYSSTSVIIGPDEMFWQLMGGFLRKVECCSNTVVWGISHDHRAWVYTGGWGGGTLKGLGSNEGIHSMTDTQTYCVYENQRWNPLTGYTSTGLPTDRYMWSDITGKHKRTREHTKLLSRHWHWISEWMIDYSTPGGVDSDGWQYATDFPAPYHGKKIFTDCVRRRRWYRKAQIHTEGPWVRAGSTALLDISLWANDKEISVWAVTLGGDAIYRTGVTAATPAGLHWEHVNSPQSLIAISTCNNIIWAVGRKGELYYREGVTKEKPGGANWRLIEAPKCNYPYGQHKNGIGAKLVSLTMSSAWVLLANGILAVRTDISPMQQGGTHWKYLTDCDITYKHVSCMGQEVWAVRADGTLHRRLGVTAENVAGIAWQQILNIPLVYVSVRG; from the exons atgtCGAGCAATTCtctattattttctataaataatgaaGGTAAAGTGTACGCTCTGTCAACCAATGGCTCTTGTTGGAGGGAATTTATGTATCTTGGTCTGGAGTTCAAAACATTATCAGCTGTACCCCACTTCCTATGGGCAGTCGGAGGTGATCGCCAAATTTACTTACATGTTCATGGATTGGAAATACCAATTAGAGTGAAAGAAGAATCTTATGAAAATGAACGTTGGCTACCTCTGGAAGGATTTAGTGGTAGGATGTTACCTACAGACCGTTATCACTTTTCGTCTCAGGATGGTACCAAAGACAGATCTATTGACTGTATTAGATTGCCATCTATGGCTTGGCAATGGGAAGGTGATTGGCAACTTGAGCTAACCTTAGATGGTCAACCATTAGACCATGATGGATGGAGTTATGCAGTTGATTTCCCAGCTCAGTTTGGACCAGTCAAACAGTGGAAATCTTGTGTAAGAAGAAGGAAATGGATAAGGTATAGAAAGTTCAGTGCTATGAATTCTTGGTGTGCCATTGCACCTCTTCATAAAGATCCAACCCAAGAACCTTTTATTGATGTGAGTATTGGAGGTAATCATATACCATATTCTTCTCCAGGGTCTTTATCTGTCTGGGCTATCACTGCTCAGGGAAGGGTTATGTACAGATCTGGAGTAAGTACTACTTCACCTGAAGGATTAAAGTGGATAAATGTAAGCATTCCTCCAAACTGTGATATAAAGCAAATTTCAGTTGGTCCAACAGGTTTAGTTTGGGCATTGCTTTGGTCTGGAAGAGCCATTATACGAAAAGGTATTACTAAAGATTCACCAAGTGGAGAAGCGTGGTTGGAAGTCAAGTCTCCCAATGAAGCAAAATTATCTGTTATATCAGTTGGCCATAATGTTGTGTGGGCTGTGAGTTCAGATACAAGGGTTTGGTTCAGAAAAGGTATAGATGGCAATGCTGCAGGCACTTCTGAATCAGCTGCTATGGGAAGTGGATGGCTAGAGGTGAATGGTAATATGGTTCATATTTCAGTTGGTATAAATGATCAAGTATTTGCTATAGGAGGTTCAAACAAAAGTATATATTGGAGAAGTGGTATTACACCAGCTGAACTTACAGGCAAGAGATGGAGAATGGTTCAAGCTAATATGCAAGTCAGTCGAACATCCAGCTCAGCAAGCATTATCTCATCTGcatcaaatcaaaaacatcaaagtttaaatttacttaATGAAAATACAACTGAGCTTAAAtctaatattaacttaaaaaattcttGGGAAGAATCACACTCTGCTCCCATAGAGAACACTCTGCCCCTTAAACCTTCAAAAGAATTAAAGCAAAAAGCAAGCATGAATGTAGAGAATATAGATTTGACTGGTAAAAGCTATGAAACAACATTGAAAAATCCTAGAGCTTGGAGCCCTGTTCGTAGTGTGGGTTCTGTGGTTGGAATGGAGGCTCAACCTGATAGTGATAGCAGTGTATTTGATCTGGATTCTGGCATGTATTTTGATGAAGAAGTGAGTCAAACAGCATGGGGTACATGTGACACAGCATGGAGCTTTGTTGACGCAGGAGCTTGTCTTGTGGATGCCATACAACCACCTCACTGGTTTACTGATTCACAAAATGTGCACAATACAGACATAGTAGCCAGATGGAGATTTCAAATATTAGATGATTTAAAAGCAAGAAATACTTTAAACATTGATCTCACCAAGTTTGGTGTAGCTATTGAAGAAAAGGGTTGGACTCGTAGTTGTGAGGCAAGAttagttaatataaataactctAGTGAAGACTGCATAATTTCACTTTACTGGCATTCTTTAGAAAATACAGGAACACTATCAGTATTTCAACCCGAtggtacaataaaatttatcttcAATTTGGGAGAGGTTACTAGTATTACTACATCATCTGAACCAGGCAACCCTAGAATATCAATTACCATCCCTACACAAAATacacaaattttaaaaatacagtttatcTCCGAAATGGAGCAAGAAGAATGGCTGAATGTGTTGGTTGATATCACATCACAAATACATGGGGTGTCCGGAAGACCTTCAGTCTGTTCAATCTGGGTTGTTACTAATTCAGGAGATGTTCTCAACTGGGATCCGGCGCCAGCACAATTGATGGCTGAAAAGAGTGGTAGTTACACTAAAGAGTTTCAGGTGTTCGGGAAAGACATACAAAAGGGATTTATGACAACTCTGCACAACAACTTTCCATCAGGCAGTACTCTTAAAATATCTGGCTGTTTGTTTGATGATATAAGCCggtttcatataaatttacaaGGACCAGAAATTCAAAAACAAAGGCATAAAATTGAAAGTGAAGTTACGGAAATACCATTTCACTTTAATATGCGATTTGATGAGGGTGTAGTTGTGTGCAATACAAAGAAATCTGGACAGTGGGGGGTGGAAGAACGTTATCAATTGCCATTAAAACCAGGCCAAGAATTTACCATAAAAATGATTTGTGATGATGCTGGATTTACTGTCATTGTAAACGAGGCAAATTTCTGTTCTTTCAAACATAGACTAAGTTCGGAAACTATAACATCAGTATTAGTAATGGGAGGTTTGAAATTGTACACTATGGAGTATTCTTCTACAAGTGTTATAATTGGACCTGATGAGATGTTTTGGCAATTAATGGGCGGCTTTTTACGAAAGGTTGAATGTTGTTCAAATACTGTGGTATGGGGCATATCCCATGATCATAGAGCTTGGGTTTATACCGGTGGTTGGGGTGGAGGAACATTAAAAG GTCTTGGCAGTAATGAGGGTATACACTCTATGACAGACACTCAAACATATTGCGTTTATGAAAATCAAAGATGGAATCCCTTAACTGGATACACTTCAACTGGTTTACCAACTGATAGATACATGTGGAGTGACATAACAGGAAAGCATAAGCGGACCCGCGAGCACACTAAATTACTCAGCAGACATTGGCACTGG ATATCGGAGTGGATGATAGATTATAGCACTCCCGGCGGTGTTGATAGTGACGGATGGCAATACGCGACAGACTTCCCAGCGCCTTACCATGGCAAGAAAATATTCACAGATTGTGTACGACGGCGGCGTTGGTACAGAAAAGCTCAAATTCACACAGAGGGACCCTGGGTTCGCGCGGGTTCTACAGCTCTACTTGATATATCATTAtgg gcCAATGACAAAGAAATATCTGTATGGGCTGTCACATTGGGTGGAGACGCCATTTATAGAACCGGTGTTACCGCAGCAACTCCTGCT GGACTCCATTGGGAACACGTAAATAGTCCTCAATCCCTCATAGCGATAAGCACAtgcaacaatataatatgggCTGTCGGGAGAAAAGGAGAGCTTTATTACAGAGAAGGTGTGACCAAAGAAAAACCAGGAGGTGCAAATTGGAGGCTCATCGAGGCGCCTAAGTGTAATTATCCTTATGGCCAACATAAGAACGGCATTGGCGCTAAGCTGGTTTCTTTAACCATGTCTTCAGCCTGGGTCCTCCTCGCTAATGGGATCCTGGCTGTAAGAACTGATATTTCACCAATGCAACAAGGTGGCACGCATTGGAAATATCTAACAG ATTGTGATATAACATACAAGCACGTGTCGTGTATGGGGCAGGAGGTGTGGGCGGTGCGAGCGGACGGCACGCTGCACCGGCGGCTCGGCGTCACCGCAGAAAACGTGGCTGGTATCGCTTGGCagcaaatattaaacattcCTTTAGTTTATGTATCTGTGAGAGGCTGA